The following DNA comes from Peromyscus leucopus breed LL Stock chromosome 2, UCI_PerLeu_2.1, whole genome shotgun sequence.
CTGGTATCTGAGCAGGTACTAGGGACACAGAGATGACTCAGATGGGGGAGGCAGTAGCTGTGACAGGGAGGAGGTAATGAGACCCTGCCTGGTGTGGGCTCTCCACTGACGGCTTGATTTTTCAAGGTTGGTGAGACAAGGCCTCCTGGGGCAGACTCCCCTTCCCTTAGCTCTATCTGGTCTCTGAGTCCGGGTCCCACAGCAACAGATGTCATTAGGGGAGAGTCAAGGATTCTGAGGCATTCTTCAAGCCTGGCTGCCAAGCTGGGCACAGAATCTGTTCACAGTACAAGCCCAGATACCAGGCTAGAAGTAAGCTTCCAAGGGTAGGTGGCATGCTTGTCTCGTTCTTAAGCAGATCCTGGGCCCGTGGGAGCAGTTTCTGCCAGTCGGGCAGAAATGCCAAAAGGTGCGGCAGCATGTGTCCACAGATCTATGCCCTGCGAAAGGCCCGGGCACTGGGGACACAGAAGGACTAGGGGAAGGAGGGTGATCTTGGAACTAACTGGTCCCTCTCTGCAAATTCTCACTCCATCCTTTTCTGTGGTTCCCGTGAGCGGAAGAGCAGGCAAGAACGGGCTCCTTCCCTATTTGAAGAATGAGGACAGACGCCTGCATCTTAGGGCTGCTTCTTGTGTATCTTGGGCCGGCCGAAGCATGTCAGGGCTGCATCAAAAGGAATCCAGGATCATCACTGACCCCAGGGCAGTAGGCCACAGGAGGGACGGGGCAATGGCTGGTAAGCCATCAGGAATCCAGCTAGGCTCCCTCTCAGCCCCACCcgccccttttctctctgctgatTACTTCATCCTTCTGCCTTCACAGACAAGCACCTTCTATCTATCTGCTACCTGTGGCAAAAGCTGGGTGTCCTGTGGAGAGTTGTCATAGTCGGATTCACACTAGCTGCTGTCTTTCAGGCATTAGCCCAAATTTCCAGAGGGAAAGGATTTAGCCCAAGTGGAACCTGTGCTCCACTCTAGTCTGATGAGCGAGAGCATAGAGGGATGTGGCCAGAAAAGGTGGGTCACTACTGCAACCAGGAGCCCTgggaataaaataagaaaggggACATCTCAGAGAGCATCGCCATGATCAAGAGGGGTCCCCCCACATGGTTCTTATGCAGACAGACTGAGACAGTGTGCATCAGCCTCCCACCCACAGTCAGCCCCATCATGTGCGGGTCTTAGGTCAGCTTTTCTGGAAGCAGAGCTctcagaagaggagagaggaagagaaaggaaaaatgaaaaacaaggctATGATCCCAGCCTGACCCTCAGGGAACTCTGGGGCACCCCCTGCCCCAGCGCCAGGTTATATCCAGACCCCAGCACTGTCAGGGACTGAGCTGGCTGAGAAGGAAGGCTTCCATTCTGCAGAAGGCCATTCAgtagggaaggaaggctgggatCTGGACTTGATTAGACCCAGTAACTGCCATGACAGGGAATCTTGGCAACCTGTGTATTTAATCCATATGGTCAGCTCCATGGGCACCCTTCACTCCTCACTTCCCTCTTTCTATATgtctaaagatttttaaattagttgCCCACCCCTGGgctttgtatgcatgtatttaaaCAATCACGGACCAAAAGTATTCACCCTGAAACTGTGCCCATGCTAAACACATAGAGAAACTTCCTGTCAATATTCCCTAAACAAGGCAGCATACAACAACCATTTATATGTTTATACTGTCTTAGGTGTGTACATTACCTAGAGATGACTCAAAAACACCTGTGAGTTATTGACTTAATGGTATAAGTTATTGACTTAACGCTTTCAGCTATTGACTTAATGGTATAAGTTATTGACTTAATGCTCTCAGTTATTTGCACCATTTATTCTTTGAAGTagaatctctctatgtagccctgggtgtcctgaaactcactatgtagaccagactagcctcaaactcacagagatcggcctgctcACCTATCTGATTGCTGACTTGGACTCACCAGCCTCCAACCCCTGAGCCTTGCTTAGGACTCCCAACCTGccagctccttccctccccagcccttctgCACACAGCGCTCCTTGGCCCAGAACATATCCCTTTGTTTTTGGTAGAATTGGTTCCTGCTCTCCTTCGGACTTCAGCACAATGCCACTGTGGTAGTTAGTTACTggtctattgctatgacaaaacactgtgaccaaagagATGCATAAaaggaagtgtttaatttggcTGTGGTTCCAGaaggtcagagtccatgatggtaaAGTGAGGGCAAGGCAGTGGGatcagctgagagctcacatcttacaccaaaaacaggaggcagagagagctaactcaAAATGGAGCcctcccccaatgacacacctcctccaacaaggcaacacctcctaatccttcctaaacagttccacccactgaggaccaagtattcaaacataagaCTATTTGGAAGCCATttccaccacagccacagccacttgTGAGGGGGGCTTTctccaacctctctctctctctctctctctctctctctctctctctctctctctctctctctctcttctttctcctccattgttttagacagggtctttcttatgtagtccaggcagatcttgacctcaaactcaatatgtaggcaagaatgaccttgaacttctgattctcctatcCTCACCTTTaatactggaattacaagtgtgcaccacctcagcaggacggtggtggcgcatgccttcaatcccagcacttaggaggcagaggcaggaagatctctgtgagttcaaggtcaggctggtctacaaattgagttccaggacaaccagagctgttacacagagaaaccctgtctcaaaaaaaacaaaacaaaacaaacaaagatgtgtgcaccaccaccacacccagttcatgCAATGCTAGGGATTGTCACTTAATTGTGTGTTCCGTTGTGGTAGGGAGTGGTTGGCATACAGCAGGAGTTCAGGATGTATCTTtgaataaatgaatcaataaGTGAACGGATGAGTCTGTTGTCATGCCTCAGCAGTTCTCACACCCAACCCATCCTATTGTCTGCAAGAGAGAACATTCTAGTAGGAGCACCTTCCTCTGCTCAGAACCCTTCTGTGGCCCCTCTTTCTCTAAGGAGTCAGGGTGCTCATCGCTTGCACAGGTAAATAAGAGTGGGACAGAAGTTAGAAGACCAGGCTCAGTCCCGCCCTTGTGCCCTTGCTGGCTGGACAGCGCCTCTCCGACACTCAGTTCTTTTCTATGAAATGGGTGAAAGCGTCCTGCCATTTCTCCTTCCCGGGCTACAGTGAGAAGTCCCGAAAGCTGTGCATGGACGATTTTCTGTggaggtattttgtttgtgctctataataaagcttgcctgaagatcagagggtggagccagccactagataacgatagaggccaggcagtggtggcacacacctttaatcccagtgcttgggaggaggaagcaggaaattcaggagttcaaggccaccctgggctacacaagatggatccagtctaaaagaaaaacagccaggcagtggtggcacacacttttgatcccagcacttgggatttcacacttttaatctcagcaccagggaagtggagacaggaagttatGGCTGGGCGGAAAGAGGAGGAATATAAGGCATGGGgaggggtgcggggggggggggggggggggagggggaagagctCACGTCCCTCTCaggctgaggattcctagaggtaagaaatcttcctagtggctggctgctcagcttctctgatctttcagctttcaccctgatatctttctctaggtttttattattaagaccaattaggattcgtgctacaattTTCAGCATCACAGGCCTTCACCTTTCAGGCCTGCCCTGGCCCCTAAACACAAACGCCCATTATTCTAGCCTGGCCTGCTTTGTGAAGCTTGCCCTGTGCAGTCACAGCTTCCCTGTGCCCTTGGTTGGCAAAGCCCCCTTCCCCGCCTCAGCCGGGCCCTCCACGATGCTTTGCCCTCTGCGCACCTTACACCACACGTACTGTTAAGTGCAGAGGAGACcctgctgggcatgggacctcACTGTCAGGGAGAGCCCTCTCTACCTTCCAAGGAACACGGGGCGGGCTGCTGTAGAAGTTCCATGGTGCACAGAGAGTACAGGGTCCAACTAGATTCCACACTACTATCCTTAGTATGGGCGGAGACTCTTCTCTGCACCTGCTTTCTCGTCTGTGAAATGGGCATAACAGCATTTTCCTTGTGGGGTTGTAGTGAACATTAAATGAGTTGGTATCTATAAGAGCTTggcggtgctggagaggtggctaaagggttaagagcactggctgctcttccagagggccctagttcaattcccagcacccacatggctgctcaccactgcctataactcctacttcaggagatctgacatcttcccacagacatgcatacaggtaaaataccaatgcatataaaataaaaataaataaatcattctaAATATTGTTAAAAAGAGTTCACAGCAGTATCTGGTGCATAGTAAGTGCTCCATAAGCATtagcatttcttcttcttcttcttcttcttcttcttcttcttcttcttcttcttcttcttcttcttcttcttcttcttcttcttcctcttcccctcctcctccttcttcttcctcaggTTTGAAAAATAACTGCCACTCCTCTAGGCATCACATCTCCCTCCCCAGccagaaaagaggaaatgcaaaAGAAGGTAGTGAGTGCTGGCTGAATCCATGCGGAGTTTGGCtggtggtttgttctgtttcccaGTTAAGATGAAAGTTGCATAACATTGAAATGAACCGTTTTAGAGAGAACAGTTCCATGGCATTTAACACATTCGCCCTGTTCTGCAACTGGCATCCATATCTAACCAGCAAGACATTTTTCTGTGCTAAAAGAAACCTACCCCCTCCCCtaaaaaaaccaaatacaaaaactaggcagtggtggcgcatacctttaatcccagcactcgggaggcagagccaggtggatctctgtaagtttgaggccagcctggtctacagagcaagacccaggacaggcaccaaaaccacacagagaaaccctgtctcgaaaaacaaaacaaaacaaaaaaccttccatTCCCATCAGTTCTTCCCTGTTCTTCCATCCCCCAGCCCCTGGCAGCTGTAAATCTGTGTTGGGCCTCTATGAATTTATTACTTCTGGATAATTccatctacttttaaagagcctTCCAGGATGCTTACTCAGGCTTCTCTGCTCACACCTTATTGCCCAgtactatatttcttttttagctGAGcacatttgtggtggtttgaaacaaaatggcccccagagggagtggcaatattagaagatgtggccttgttagaataggtgtggtcttgtaggaggaagtgtgtcactggggaggcaggctttgaggtctttttctcaagcttcactcagtgtgacagccagttgacttcctgttgcctctgaatcaagatgtagggatctcagctccaacaccacacctgccaccatgctccccatcctaatgataatggactgaacctctgaaactgtaagtgaatcacccccaattaaatgtttttatttataagagttgctgtggtcatgatgtctcttcacagcaatagaaaccaaagacAACGTTGCTTCTGTGAAcaaaatcaacttttttttttctaaatgtagagtctcactatgtagcccaggctggcctgactcttgaactcttggtcttcctgactcagtctcctgagagctgaggttcacaggtgtgagtcactatgccaggttaatttttttttttgttctgcatTTGAAAACTCAGAGTACTTACaaccacattttattcatttgaagACACACAGATTTCCTTCCACAGATTTTTTGGGCTAAGATCTTATATTTTGATATTGataacatttcatatttaatgaAATGTCTGGCACTCTTTTAGATGCCTAAATGAAATGGCTAATCCCCTGTGTTTATGGGACTGGCACACATATGGTGGGATATAAACAATCaaacaataaataagtgaatTGTGTAGTGTGTTCAGAtataatgcttaaaaaaaaaatcagccaggcagtggtgatgtgtgactttaatcccagcacttgagaggcagaggcaggtggatatctgaattcaaggccagcctggtctatagagcaagttccaggatagccaaggctacacagagaaaccctgtctcaaaaaaccaaaataataataataataataataataataataataataataataacaacaacaacaacaacaacaacaaaatcagagcATGGTGAGTTCCATTCCAGAAATGGAACAGAGACAGACCGCCTCATAGTTCTCTTGCCATTTAGCACATTATCTCAACACTTAGCAATTTAAAACACGCACATTTGATACCTCTGTTACGTGGGGGCAGGAACCCAGAAGTCACTTGAATCTGGGTCTCTCATGAGGCTGTAAACAGGATGTAGGGCTGAAGACATTGAAAGGCCTGAATTGGAGCTGGGGGTTCCCATCCAAGATCACTGACTGATGCAAAGGCTGGCGAAAGTCTGCGTGTCATGGTTCCTCGTCCTGTGGGCCTTTCCATGGCTGCCTGAGTGCTGTCACACCACACCAGCTCCCTTCCCCTAGAACACGTGACAGTTTCAAGAAAAAGccagagccagatgtggcagcacacacctgcaatccctagacttgggaggcagtggcccAAGGATCGGGATTtgaaggccatcctcagctacatggcaagtttgagaccagcctgggctacatgagacctcaagaaggaggaggaggagaaggaggaagagaagaggagaaggaggaggagagagcacacCACAGCATCTTTTATGCCTTAGTCTTAGAAGCATCTCCACAGACTCTGTTCTACTTGTGGGAAGTGAGCCATGCCGTCTCTTCCACATTCAGGGAGAGGGGAATTGAAGACAGAAATGTCCAAGGACTTGTGGACACATTAGAAAACCACTACAGTTAACTAGGGCTGCCAGAGTGAGAGAAAGGTGATGTCTGAGTGAGAACTGAGCCGGGGAGGGCCTTGGCCAAGCTGACCTAGGGAGGAGACACTCCAGGCAGAGcaagtgtagtggtttgaatgaaaatggtccccgtTATGCCCCTAGGGAGTGGGACtactaagaggtgtggccttgttggaggaagtgtgtcactgggggcgggcttggAGGTCTctgatgctcaagccaggcccagtgtctcactctccCCTCCTGCTGCCAATGTGCATCccgatggagaactctcagccacctctccaacaccatgtctgcctgcatccggccatgtttcccaccatgacgattgtcttagttagggtttctattgctgtgaagagacaccatgaccatggaaactcttataaaggaaaccgtTTAATTGATGGCGTACAGTGcagaggttcagtacattatTGTCATAGGCATACATCTtgcataggcaacaggaagtgaactgagacactgggtgtatcttgagcacatgagacctcaaagcaccCACGcgcacacacagtgacacacttgctccaataagaccacacctactccaacaaagccgcacctcccaatagtgccattccttatGAGCTTTggggaggccaattacattcaaactgccacaacaataatggactagacctctgaactgtaagccagccccaatttaatctttttctgtaagagttaccatggtcatggtgtctcttcacagcaacagaaaacctaactaagacaacaagcCACCAGAACTGTGGCCCCGGACCTTCCGGCAACAAAGGTAAAGAGAGTGGCCCGTGGGAGGCAACAGGGTGTAAATAGGGCACCACACTCCCTCCTCCAACAACAGCTGAATGATGCTGGAtggtctcttctctttcctcctctgtgaaatgggaatgGTAGCACAGGTTGACTGTCTAACATACCTGGGATCAGAAATGCTTCAGATTTTGGAAGTTTATTGAATTTTAGATTATTTGCATAGACTCGAgcatctttaatttaaaattttaaaagttggggctagaaaaatggcccagtggctaagagaatttattgttcttgcagaggttctaggttcaactcccagaacccGTATGGTGCTTCATAACCGTCTttgactccagatccaggggtcTGAAgcccttttctgacttctaaGGGCTCCAGGCATGTGTGCATACAACCCGAGACTTCAGATCCctgacaccagaaaaaaaaatgctgagggTAACGAACGTTGAAGAAGACACCAAACATccacctctggcctacacacatatgcacacacacacataaacacacacacacttatacacacataaaaatccaAAATGCTCTTAAATGTGTAACTTGCTGGAAATGACATCAGGATGACTGTTTGGTAGCCCCTCCCCCAGACCCCACGTGGCTAACAgcctttcctctttcattttctcttctccatttcctcttcagtctTGCTGAGACACTATGGCccatgctgtcctggaacactcagCTTCTGTGTGACAGGATTACAGCCCTGAGCCAATCCCgactcttcctccatctctgcccCGACCTCGCAGTCTCACTCCCCCAGAGAGTCTGCAGCCTGCATGCTCCTCTCCTGCATGCCTGCTTTCCCCTTGCATTcattctctctatccccatgctACTTACCACTTTCTAGCACGTAGGGCCTCATTTTACCTATTCTGTTGTTTACTGTCTGTCTCCAAGTATCAAATAGgtttgtgtgcatggatgtgctGTATATGTGCGTCTGTGTTTAAGTGTGTGCTAGTGTGTGTACAatacatgcagaagccagagggcaaAGTCTGGTGTCTCCTTCTATccttctccactttattttttacacatatttattaacttacgtgtgcctgcatgtgcatgtgtgctgtggtgtgtaggtggaggtcaaagaacaactttggaagctgactctctccttccatcatgtgagtcccagggatagacctcaggtcatcaggcttggtcaCAGGTGCTGTgtatatcgctctgtataaataaaacactgattggccagtagccaggcaggaagtataggcgggactagcagagaggaaaattgagagaacaggaaggcggagaggagactgcagccgccgccaggacaaggaagatgtaaggtaccagtaagccatgagccacgtggcaaagtatagattaatagaaatgggctgaatataagagtaagagctagacaatgataggcctgagctaatggccaagcagtttaaataatataagcatctgtatgtttattttataagtgggctaagggactgccaggatttggcgggacccagagagaaaactctcaagctacacacaggcacctttatctgctgagccatcacacTGGCCCATGTTactcttggagacagggtctctccctgaacctggagtttgcaGGTTGgcctagtctggctggccagcaagctccagggtccTCCTCACTCCCCCTCCATTGCACCGTGCTCACAAGCACATGACACCActctcagctttttatgtgggtgctgggagtccaaACGCAAGCCCCcaagcttgcatagcaagcagGTTTCCACAGGAACCTCTCCAGTTCCCCTAGTGAGTTGCTACACGCCAATTCCAGCACTTAATTCACCAGATCATGTGCAGTTATATTGTGGTCACAATGTCTGCAGAGTAGATTCTCAGAAGTTTTCATGAACTTGAAAGTCACAAATTAATTAATGTCTGACGAAGGGTAGACATTTGATATTTACTTACCAAATTAAAGACCTTTTAAAAAGtcttactttaaatttatatttgtgtgtgtgtgtgtgtgtgtgtgtgtgtgtgtgtgtgtcatgtatgtGGGTATCCACAAAAGTgaaaagagggtgttgggtcaTCTGGAGCTGCATttgttgtgagctacccaatgaGGACAGTGGGAagcgaactcaggtcatctggaaaTACAGCAAGTGCCgagctatttctctagccccaaatgAAAGAGCTCTTTAGAGCATTattcacacacacttttttttttaagggaaactgTCTTGTGATGCAAACACTAGTGTCCTTAGACCAGCCATgtcaggatgattttttaaaCATAGTCTCGTGATTCAAACCACCCACAGCccaagcactagggaggcagaagcaaggacAGCAATGGCCCTGGGTTACGCAGCaaggccctgtctaaaacaaacgaACTCTTAGTGTCTGAGTCAGGAGGTTAGCATTCCCCCTAACCATGCACACCTCCAGAGGAGACAGAGGTCCAGTCGGGGTTAGGAATCTCTGTGTGGAGCCTtgttcagagagaaagagatagccCAGGGTTTTCATCACACTAGGCTGGGAAAGGGGGAAGATTTGTGACCACCTGCGTGCTCCCGGGCACCCAAGCAGGGACCACCACAGCAGACAGCCCAGGCCCTGTGGCCCTGCGGAATGCAgacgtcccccacccccacccatcagCCCAGTGTCACACGCCTGTGGGTGGCAGAGCTATGATTAGTTCTTGGGCCCCTCTGAACTCCCTGGCTAGGCTTCTCCCCTCTACACGAGCTAGATAAACCAAAGTTCCAGGAAGTCCAGAGGCtgctgcagggggaggggagtcaggagaggaaaaaaacaacatgTGGAAGTCAAGGCTCGAGGAATCTGTCTCTTGGCCCGCCTGTGGCTCAAAGAGTTTGGAGTGCATAGGCCTATTACACCTTTTTTGCATAGGACCCCTGCACAGCCACTTTGCTTTGTGTGTTTTAGTCTACTTATCTGCAAAATAGGGCTAAAAATTCATACCCTACTTCCAGGAAGATGCTTGTAGAATATAAAACTCTCTAAAAGTCCAAGTTAGAATTACTGTTATCCAAAGGGGTGAAAATCCCCCACTGGAAGATCATTAGAGCCAACCCTATACCCAGCCTTTCACTCAGTTGAGGAACATTTGCATAGGTATGTTCCAGGTACTATGGAGggctctgtacacacacacacacacacacacacacacacactcggctAACCCTCACCATAAGTGCGGTGTGGTCTCTGCTGCTCTTGCCAGCATCCTAGAGAGGAAGAAGCCGCAGCTTAGTGAATGAGCTGCAATTCACGCCATCATTCGCTCATTCATTCCACTTTTACAGAAAGCCAGCTCCGGACCAGGATGTGGGCCAAATGCTGAGGGTAAGAAGATGAACAAGTCCTTCAGGAGACATGCCCATAAATTACTTCAATAATAACTGGGGACATGCTTCAACAGACAGCACAgtgagagccagagaaggagcaaCTGGCTCCCTGGGGGTTATGGGGACAGAGAGCTGAACTCTCCAAATGACTCTGCTTCGCCGAAGTGCAATCCaaaggcctgagtttgaaccctgaaGGCATTACTGTGTGTTTCCAGGAAATCTTCAGTGTCGGAACCTCGGTCTGGAAAATTAAGGAGCTGAATGGACCCCAAGATCCTGCAGCTCCAGGAACTGGTCTTCCCACTTCATCTTCTGGCAAATTTAAGCTACTCCCACATTCCCCACTAGCCAGAACCTCGAAAGCCTGACGAAGCACCAGAGAAATGTCAACCACTCTGCCCTACCAAAGCACCGGCAACCTGGGACGCCGCGGGAGCCCAAAGGGCGGAGCTCTGGTAGAAGGCGGGACCGAGGACTTGTTGGAGGGCCGCGCGAACCTCCCAGAAGGGATTCATCCAGCCAATGACAGACAGGGGGCGTGGAGGCCCGCCTCTTGGTATAAAAAGTCGCCTGTTTCCGAGGCACCGTATGCACGTCTGCGGACCTTGACCATAGAGTGTCTGGTTCTCTTGCGGCCTGCCATCCCGGCACTGGggcagtggaggagagaggagacccGGAAGATCCAGGTGAGACAGTGGACGAATCCGATTCGGTCTTCCTTTGCCTGGCTGAGTTGCAGGGACAGCACCGTGTCCTGGTCTCCCGCCCAAGAGGAGCCGCTGGCCGGGACCCGGGGCGCGCGCTGACCGTCCGCCCGCTGCCATGGCCGACCACCTGATGCTCGCCGAGGGCTACTGCCTGCTGCAGGTGCCGCCGCATGCCCACGGCCCGCACGCGCCCCGGACTCTGCAGCCATACTCAGGCCCGGCCTTGGACAGCGGTCTGCGGCCGCGGGGGGCCCCGCTGGGACCGCCGCCGCCACCGGGGACTCGAGCATACGGCTCCTTCGGATCGCCGGCCTCCTTCCAGCCCTTCCCCGTCGCGCAGCCGCCGGGCCCCGGTAGCGCGCACCTGCAGCCCGCCTCCACTCCGTCCCCGGGCCGCACCGCGGCGTCCCCGGGAGCCGCCGGGGGCCCCTCACCTCTGCAGCCCACGCCGGGAGCCGCGTCccccctgccgccgccgccctccTCCCTGGGCTGCATGGACGCAGAGCTCATAGACGAGGAGGCGCTGAAGTCGCTGGAGCTCGAGCTCGGGCTGCACCGCGTGCGCGAGCTGCCTGAGCTCTTCCTCGGCCAGAGCGAGTTCGACTGCTTCTCGGACCTGGGGTCGGCGCCACCCGCCGGCTCAGTGAGCTGCTGAGCGCCACCGCCGAGACATGTGGGACCCTGTGAGCCGGTGGCCCAGCCCGCACGCACCCTCCGTGAGGGTGGAGGCGCCGGGTTTACTCGCCGAGACGGCTCTGGCCTGGGACGCCTGCCTTgcccccaggctctgcctcctccgCAAGACAGTTGGGTCTTGCTTCTCTCACCCAAGCCTCAGAAGTCAAAAGGAGACTGAACCAGCCTTTGGATTCCATGTTCTTGAATTCTGTGCCCTCCCTCCCCGCTCCCTCCCCTCAATCTGAGCCATTGCAGGCCTCTGCCTGACCTTCTCATGCTGCCCACTAACCGGATTGGGTCTCCGGAGCCATCTGCCTAAACCCCCACCTTCCCTGGGCTTttggcctgggggaggggaaggtttTACACCTAACCCCTTGCAGAGTGGAGCGATGCTCCCAGTAGCctctaaaaccaaaataaaagtggGTTGCTTTACAGTTTTGagtttccatttccttctcatCTCCACTCTCAAGTACGTGAAACTTGCAAAAGCCCGAGGCTGATAGATGCTAGAGGCCATGGACCCCAGAAGCCCGAAGGACAGGAAACTTGAtagtttcttttgaaaatgtcttgaGAGTTGTGCAATTGTCATGTCATAACCCGAGAGGCCCGGGCCACTGATAGACCAGTTGACAGCTTAACCCACTGGACTTCCCAGCTGCTAGGACTCCGGGGGCCTGGAGAGTACCTGAAGACCTAGGCAGCACTAGTTTTGTGCAGAGACTCTCTCACTTGTCCACGACACTACCCCTTCCGGTTCCCTTGGAGGGGGTGGTCTTGGTTATGATGCTGTCAtaggtggaggg
Coding sequences within:
- the Cited4 gene encoding cbp/p300-interacting transactivator 4, translating into MADHLMLAEGYCLLQVPPHAHGPHAPRTLQPYSGPALDSGLRPRGAPLGPPPPPGTRAYGSFGSPASFQPFPVAQPPGPGSAHLQPASTPSPGRTAASPGAAGGPSPLQPTPGAASPLPPPPSSLGCMDAELIDEEALKSLELELGLHRVRELPELFLGQSEFDCFSDLGSAPPAGSVSC